A window of Zingiber officinale cultivar Zhangliang chromosome 5A, Zo_v1.1, whole genome shotgun sequence contains these coding sequences:
- the LOC121980073 gene encoding metal transporter Nramp5-like, translating to MESSVSQKETHQQAPGWKRFFAHVGPGFLVSLAYLDLGNFETDLQAGANHRYELLWVILIGLIFALIIQSLSANLGVTTGKHLAKLCKAEYPTFIKYCLWLVAELAVIAADIPEVIGSAFALNILFHIPVWTGVLLTGLSTLILLGLQKYGMRKLELLISILVFLMAACYFGELVYVKPRATEVMKGLFIPRLQGDSATGDAISLLGALVMSHNLFLHSALVLSRKTPPSAKGINDACRYFLLESGLALFVALLINITVVSVSGTVCATTDLSAEDSDRCSDLTLNSASFLLKNVLGKSSSILYGISLLASGQSSRITGTYAGQYIMQGFLEIKIRIWLRDLITRCIAICPSLIVAIIGGTTGSGRLIIIASMILSFELPFALIPLLKFSSSSVKMGPHKNSIYIIVVSWVLGLGVIGINIYYLSTSFITWIIHSSFPKPVTVLIGVIVFPAMAFYVISLIYLMFRKDRTVTFDEKLEVSVEQGGHEVRD from the exons ATGGAGAGCTCAGTGAGCCAAAAAGAAACCCACCAACAG GCACCAGGTTGGAAAAGATTTTTTGCTCATGTTGGCCCAGGTTTCCTTGTCTCATTGGCCTACCTTGATCTTGGAAA ttttgagacTGATCTGCAAGCTGGAGCAAACCACAGATACGAACTCTTATGGGTGATACTAATCGGTCTGATTTTTGCACTCATTATCCAATCATTGTCAGCAAATCTAGGAGTGACTACAG GAAAGCACCTGGCTAAATTGTGCAAAGCAGAATACCCTACATTTATAAAGTATTGCCTCTGGTTGGTGGCAGAGCTAGCGGTGATTGCTGCTGATATACCTGAAG TGATAGGATCAGCCTTCGCTCTCAACATCTTGTTCCATATTCCAGTTTGGACAGGAGTGCTTTTGACCGGATTGAGCACCCTTATACTGCTTGGATTACAAAAATATGGG ATGAGAAAGCTTGAACTATTGATCTCAATTCTAGTGTTTTTGATGGCCGCCTGTTACTTTGGGGAGTTGGTCTACGTGAAGCCACGTGCAACAGAGGTGATGAAGGGTCTGTTTATTCCAAGATTGCAGGGAGATAGTGCAACCGGAGATGCCATTTCTCTCCTGGGCGCGCTTGTCATGTC GCACAATTTGTTTCTACATTCAGCACTGGTGCTCTCAAGGAAGACGCCACCTTCCGCCAAAGGAATCAAC GATGCCTGTAGATATTTTTTGCTGGAGAGTGGCTTAGCTTTGTTCGTGGCGTTGCTCATCAACATCACAGTAGTCTCAGTCTCCGGAACTGTGTGCGCTACCACTGATCTCTCAGCTGAAGACTCTGATAGATGTAGTGATTTGACCTTGAACTCTGCGTCTTTCTTGCTCAAG AATGTGCTAGGCAAATCAAGCTCCATCCTCTATGGAATTTCTTTATTGGCCTCCGGCCAAAGCTCTAGAATCACAGGCACATACGCTGGCCAATATATCATGCAG GGTTTTCTGGAAATCAAAATAAGAATATGGTTGCGAGACCTTATAACAAGATGCATTGCAATCTGTCCCAGTCTTATCGTAGCCATTATCGGAGGAACAACAGGATCAGGGAGGCTTATAATCATAGCATCG ATGATTCTCTCCTTCGAACTGCCCTTTGCCCTCATCCCTCTCCTCAAGTTCAGCAGCAGCAGCGTCAAGATGGGGCCTCACAAGAACTCCATCTAC ATAATTGTGGTCTCATGGGTGCTTGGCTTGGGCGTGATTGGGATCAACATCTACTACTTGAGCACGAGCTTCATCACTTGGATCATCCACAGCAGCTTCCCGAAGCCTGTGACTGTTTTGATTGGGGTCATTGTCTTCCCTGCGATGGCATTTTATGTGATCTCTTTGATCTACTTGATGTTTAGAAAGGACAGGACGGTGACCTTTGACGAGAAGTTGGAGGTTTCGGTGGAACAAGGAGGGCATGAAGTCAGAGACTGA